Proteins encoded by one window of Culicoides brevitarsis isolate CSIRO-B50_1 chromosome 2, AGI_CSIRO_Cbre_v1, whole genome shotgun sequence:
- the LOC134832354 gene encoding MATH and LRR domain-containing protein PFE0570w-like, giving the protein MQMNKDNPIPSQSQLNSESIDEKRLENKVENMSDDLMADLDRLKDVELIDLLDDTTKSILESLKSLQSHYGINIDGLEVDNDSEYRTRAAELLQPDNKPAFYSSLTNILKRECSNGSILSLSSLNDRSSDNPFDMNEEKVNLIRSLSNLLKAESCINATIQAQSRSRLSSFTTSSENSVQSHKNKETEKEIDHNTHGVSRDSSISKEENTSMQDEPKEDDEIDFWACIKNEEDDLPPRKPFWSQSTSFSMYDTKDASDNSNDTELILQDIEKEELDSKNSIENLKLPNTDSKISESFENSIQNKEDEDQCQINGNLNSEIEKHTLEEPEKVSHNFENNYDNSKMVTNSCIDLHSAQTSNNAKHENSSANEIEPPLDFQDRQNIQNFPVNNAITDQSEYLLQNMYHNYYTNPALLSNPVYYHQYMAYYQYIQNLYYELNRLTEQINNNEQYHTLLNNNNKNTNINCVDFTNYNKSDSNDTIHESKLDINDELKNKNSAFDNIYSNEDSDVSTQKSNISNQNIDLVVEDHTELIEEAIVEGKILIIPSETVIGDSSISQEADISNPCTVIEKSPLEQSGKSEILVCEIDDNSYSTEYDLMDEGEQEIKSTEETENFEESEEETTEDFDCDDMPPLTYFKNNVNEHLPHQLSVIFEDNEYSERASFRSSSVDSGSDYGHQISFSKENKESKLDDLDVTYDSSSGKSLNYNIIKENESDVVKRFSSKQSSLEKSDQLLTDFEENDSVRVALSMKKNKHSNVNDDKIETSLNKSDKNHFKQSSNICDEQCLSELSNLDLIRVQPFNRSSSVPPSSSNYDSKSDEAIQRRFQVLRDQWSQLAKMNNEGENEDIKSSAWKITFFDANQDLFNTQKKEKDTPVRPQSCLPVPQTTTNWLTVDNSSTNSTDIYTSQTITHDNNDSHKTYICQEDSLIVNDLTRSKLSNNPLTQKIDSIASIEDNTHQTDKNIKEENFDSNSISEDECESEEIDPSTSHASLSESSYNSWKMNSSNTLKCEASYSNSICPSKIQSQYSKETSPNIGERARSCPRQSVPSDVNSKHVHDVLRSSVRPTSCTREMETKSENIRYIRASSITREPSVYRQNSQSFETDVRSSIISRQESTKNKYNQCINNDRNDNVKTTWEEYVPPKTDCFDASVRSLTELQFPKCSNDSLFKKKIIVNRPSSCTRELETIQNEKKSSSLYRKLSIGTGNEPYLNSCSFTTHPERPTSCTLELELNVQSRNKNIVEFSENKEQYYENPCEDHTCGTETSVVLRRRVKRQPRPVSCAGELEKQSYRNSLEGSRLEILKEKSEVSMPTVIEIHHNQPARPSSCTKELEGFWVNKNKNCSEQKPQKRAHSVSRDILLCTYANANASTSGTDANIEKSRLSVRDRVNAIEDMNIFNSSNKHVSKIYEDYSGMKYSIEESEADDDSGVQSSKYGSEIETDNEGFAELRKMTPYQRANTQTKLCQYLQECVIEKEEECNKLIETPIRQKKIVHNVSATRRQYPDKVKDAETPQERRQRLSLPLMHQHSSGIESVDSNEASPVRDKLVTELVQSLLLKKDGRQFRNIPLEKLHAAALKILEEEEEPSLAPSTVYSTPAQTPSEFQLDSPCSYEDYHASWQRASEEAKPIDDNYDYSVFPSKTFKRLHDQVCGGGTIVRRASSSKPSLLKSPSHANQYGTTRNYSPHSHSPSPFGT; this is encoded by the coding sequence ATGCAAATGAACAAAGACAATCCTATTCCATCCCAATCACAATTAAATTCCGAATCTATAGATGAAAAAAGATTAGAGAACAAAGTAGAAAACATGTCTGACGATTTGATGGCAGACTTAGACCGTTTAAAAGATGTGGAGTTGATTGATTTACTAGATGATACTACAAAAAGTATACTTGAATCATTAAAATCACTCCAATCACATTATGGAATAAATATTGATGGATTAGAAGTTGATAATGATTCTGAATATAGAACACGTGCCGCTGAGCTCCTTCAACCTGATAATAAGCCTGCTTTTTATAGTTCCTTGACTAACATTTTGAAAAGAGAATGTTCTAATGGATccattttaagtttaagttctTTGAATGACCGATCATCAGATAACCCATTTGATATGAACGAAGAAAAGGTTAATCTTATTCGATCTTTGTCGAACCttttaaaagctgaaagtTGTATAAATGCAACAATACAAGCGCAATCAAGATCACGATTAAGTAGTTTTACAACATCATCTGAGAACAGTGTGcaatcacacaaaaataaagaaacagAAAAGGAAATTGATCATAACACTCATGGTGTATCTAGAGATAGCAGTATCAGCAAGGAAGAAAATACGTCTATGCAAGATGAACCAAAAGAAGATGATGAAATAGACTTTTGGGCGTGTattaaaaacgaagaagatgaTTTACCTCCTCGAAAGCCATTTTGGAGTCAATCAACTTCCTTTTCCATGTATGATACAAAAGATGCAAGTGATAATAGCAATGATACAGAACTTATTTTGCAAGATATAGAAAAGGAGGAACtcgattcaaaaaattctattgaaaATCTTAAGCTTCCTAATACCgactcaaaaatttcagaatcgTTTGAAAACAGTATTCAAAATAAAGAAGATGAAGATCAATGTCAAATAAATGGCAATTTGAACTCTGAAATAGAAAAACATACTTTAGAAGAGCCCGAAAAAGTAAgccataattttgaaaataattatgataaCAGCAAAATGGTAACAAATAGTTGTATTGATTTACACTCTGCACAAACTTCAAACAATGCAAAACATGAAAACTCGTCAGCTAATGAAATCGAGCCAccattagattttcaagatagacaaaatatacaaaacttTCCTGTAAACAATGCTATTACTGACCAGTCCGAATATCTACTGCAAAATATGTATCACAACTATTATACAAATCCAGCACTACTTTCTAACCCAGTATACTATCATCAGTACATGGCTTATTATCAATACATTCAAAACTTATATTATGAGCTCAATAGACTAACTGAgcagataaataataatgagcaGTATCATACTTTAttgaataacaataataaaaatacaaatataaatTGTGTCGATTTTACCAACTACAACAAAAGTGACTCAAATGATACTATTCATGAAAGTAAATTAGACATTAAtgatgagttaaaaaataaaaattctgcaTTTGATAATATCTACTCTAATGAAGATTCTGATGTTTCTACGCAAAAATCTAATATCTCTAATCAAAATATAGATTTGGTAGTAGAAGATCATACAGAGCTCATTGAGGAAGCTATAGTGgaaggcaaaattttaataatacctTCTGAAACAGTAATAGGAGATTCTTCAATCTCACAAGAAGCAGACATTTCAAATCCATGCACTGTTATAGAAAAATCACCACTAGAACAAAGTGGCAAGTCAGAAATATTGGTGTGTGAAATCGATGATAATTCCTATTCAACAGAATATGACCTAATGGATGAGGGCGAGCAAGAAATTAAGTCAACAGAAGAGACAGAAAACTTTGAAGAGTCTGAAGAAGAAACTACAGAAGACTTTGACTGTGATGATATGCCACCTCTAACATATTTCAAGAATAATGTAAATGAACATTTACCTCATCAATTAAGTGTCATATTTGAAGATAATGAATACAGTGAGCGTGCTAGCTTTAGATCTTCTTCAGTAGATTCTGGCTCAGATTACGGTCACCAAATAtcgttttcaaaagaaaataaagagtCAAAACTCGATGATTTAGACGTTACATATGATAGTTCTAGtggaaaatctttaaattataaCATAATAAAGGAAAATGAATCTGATGTGGTAAAGCGATTCTCATCGAAACAGTCTTCGTTAGAAAAAAGTGATCAACTGCTAACtgatttcgaagaaaatgatTCAGTTAGAGTTGCAttgtcaatgaaaaaaaacaagcatTCAAAtgttaatgatgataaaattgaaacatcattaaataaaagtgataaaaaccACTTCAAACAAAGCTCAAACATTTGTGACGAACAATGTTTGTCAGAGTTATCAAATTTAGATCTTATAAGAGTGCAACCTTTTAATAGATCCTCCAGTGTTCCCCCATCGTCTAGTAACTACGATTCTAAATCAGATGAAGCGATTCAAAGACGTTTTCAAGTACTTCGTGACCAGTGGAGTCAACTGgcaaaaatgaataatgaagGTGAAAATGAAGATATCAAAAGTTCAGCCtggaaaataacattttttgatgcgAATCAAGATTTGTTTAATacacaaaagaaagaaaaagataCACCTGTACGTCCGCAATCATGTTTACCTGTTCCACAAACGACAACAAATTGGCTAACAGTAGATAATTCTTCCACAAATTCTACAGATATTTACACATCCCAAACAATTACACACGATAATAATGATTCACATAAAACTTATATTTGTCAAGAAGATAGTTTAATAGTAAATGATTTGACACGTAGTAAATTATCTAACAATCCTTTAACAcagaaaattgattcaataGCTTCTATAGAAGATAATACCCAtcaaacagacaaaaatattaaagaagaaaattttgattcaaacaGTATAAGTGAAGATGAATGTGAAAGCGAAGAAATAGACCCTTCAACGAGTCATGCTTCATTATCTGAATCAAGTTACAACTCTTGGAAAATGAATAGTTCAAACACACTGAAATGCGAAGCTTCATATTCTAATTCAATTTGTCCGTCTAAAATACAATCTCAATATTCAAAGGAAACCTCACCAAACATCGGTGAAAGAGCTAGAAGTTGCCCTAGACAAAGTGTTCCTTCTGATGTAAATAGTAAACATGTTCATGATGTTCTTCGATCGTCGGTCAGACCCACAAGTTGTACACGTGAAATGGAAACAAAATCGGAAAATATTCGATACATAAGAGCATCTAGTATTACAAGAGAGCCTAGTGTATATCGTCAAAACTCCCAATCGTTTGAGACTGACGTTAGGAGTTCAATTATATCAAGACaagaatcaacaaaaaataaatataatcaatGCATAAATAATGACAGAAATGACAATGTTAAAACTACCTGGGAAGAATACGTCCCTCCAAAAACTGATTGTTTTGATGCATCAGTACGTTCACTTACCGAATTGCAATTTCCGAAGTGTAGTAATGATTCattattcaaaaagaaaattattgtaaatcgTCCATCAAGTTGTACACGAGAGTTAGAAACcatacaaaatgaaaagaaaagctCTTCTCTGTATCGAAAACTTAGTATAGGTACAGGAAATGAACCATATTTAAATTCATGTAGTTTTACAACGCATCCCGAACGACCTACAAGTTGTACATTAGAGCTAGAGCTGAATGTACAAtccagaaataaaaatattgtagaaTTCTCTGAAAATAAAGAACAATATTATGAAAACCCATGTGAAGATCATACATGTGGAACAGAAACTTCAGTTGTGTTGCGAAGAAGAGTAAAAAGACAACCACGTCCAGTGAGTTGTGCTGGAGAGTTAGAAAAACAGTCTTATCGTAATTCTTTAGAAGGATCTCGTTTAGAGATACTAAAGGAGAAATCTGAGGTAAGCATGCCAACAGTAATTGAGATACATCATAATCAACCTGCAAGACCCTCAAGTTGTACCAAAGAACTAGAAGGATTTTGggttaataaaaacaaaaattgttcagaacaAAAACCCCAAAAAAGAGCTCACAGTGTTTCTCGTGATATTTTATTGTGTACGTATGCCAATGCGAACGCAAGTACTTCTGGTACTGACGCTAATATTGAAAAGAGTCGCCTATCTGTTCGAGATCGAGTTAATGCAATAGAggacatgaatatttttaattctagtAATAAACACGtaagcaaaatttatgaagattaCAGTGGCATGAAATATTCAATAGAGGAATCTGAGGCGGATGATGATTCTGGAGTACAGAGTAGTAAATACGGTTCTGAGATTGAAACTGACAATGAAGGATTTGCAGAGTTAAGAAAAATGACTCCTTATCAAAGAGCTAATACAcagacaaaactatgtcagtATTTACAAGAATGCGTAATCGAAAAAGAAGAGGAATgtaataaattgattgaaacacctataagacaaaaaaaaattgtacacaaTGTATCGGCGACAAGACGTCAGTATCCGGACAAGGTTAAAGATGCCGAGACACCACAAGAACGAAGACAAAGGCTTTCACTTCCATTGATGCATCAACATTCATCAGGAATTGAAAGTGTAGACTCCAATGAGGCATCTCCAGTAAGAGATAAACTAGTCACAGAACTGGTTCAAagtcttttgttaaaaaaagatgGTCGACAATTCCGTAATATTCCACTAGAAAAACTTCATGCAGCTGCTCTGAAAATCTTAGAGGAAGAGGAGGAACCTAGTTTGGCACCGTCAACAGTTTATTCTACTCCAGCTCAAACTCCATCAGAGTTTCAGCTTGATTCACCTTGCTCTTATGAAGATTATCATGCCAGTTGGCAACGAGCTTCAGAAGAAGCGAAACCCATTGATGATAATTATGATTATAgtgtttttccatcaaaaacttttaagcgATTGCATGATCAAGTTTGTGGAGGAGGAACAATTGTTCGACGTGCTAGTTCGTCTAAGCCCTCTTTATTAAAATCTCCTTCACATGCAAATCAGTATGGCACAACACGAAACTATTCCCCTCATTCTCATTCGCCTTCTCCATTCGGAacataa